In one Sphingomonas sp. AP4-R1 genomic region, the following are encoded:
- a CDS encoding integration host factor subunit alpha — translation MLDSGTLTRADLSEIVHENIGLSRAACAEIVEDLLGHLCGAMDRGENVKISGFGTFVLRDKAQRVGRNPKTGIEVPIAPRRVLTFRASQSMRERIVEAG, via the coding sequence ATGCTCGATTCGGGGACTTTGACGCGCGCCGATCTGTCTGAAATCGTTCATGAGAATATCGGCCTGTCCCGGGCCGCCTGCGCCGAGATCGTCGAGGACCTGCTGGGCCACCTCTGCGGCGCGATGGACCGGGGCGAGAACGTCAAGATTTCCGGTTTCGGCACGTTCGTGCTGCGCGACAAGGCGCAGCGCGTGGGCCGCAATCCCAAGACGGGCATCGAAGTGCCGATCGCGCCGCGCCGCGTGCTGACCTTCCGCGCCAGCCAGTCGATGCGCGAACGCATCGTCGAAGCGGGCTGA
- a CDS encoding MerR family transcriptional regulator, translating into MADGGKPDSAFRTISEVADLLGLPQHILRYWETRFPQLKPLQRAGNRRYYRPADVALVQRIHDLLNRDGYTIKGVQKQLTDEARKGPGAPIAPASPLRAIRDTLALALAEDARRSA; encoded by the coding sequence ATGGCGGACGGCGGCAAGCCCGACAGCGCATTCCGCACGATCAGCGAGGTGGCGGACCTGCTCGGCCTGCCCCAGCATATCCTGCGCTATTGGGAAACGCGCTTTCCGCAGCTGAAGCCGCTGCAGCGCGCGGGCAACCGCCGCTATTATCGGCCCGCCGACGTGGCTCTGGTGCAGCGCATCCACGATCTGCTCAACCGCGACGGCTATACGATCAAGGGCGTGCAGAAGCAGCTGACCGACGAGGCGCGCAAGGGACCGGGCGCCCCGATTGCCCCCGCATCTCCCCTGCGCGCGATCCGCGACACGCTGGCGCTGGCGCTGGCGGAGGATGCGAGGCGTTCGGCCTGA
- the infA gene encoding translation initiation factor IF-1, with the protein MAKEELLEMRGQVVELLPNAMFRVRLENDHEILGHTAGKMRKNRIRVLVGDEVLVELTPYDLTKGRITYRFK; encoded by the coding sequence TTGGCGAAGGAAGAACTGCTCGAGATGCGCGGCCAGGTGGTCGAGCTTCTGCCCAATGCGATGTTTCGCGTGCGGCTGGAGAATGACCATGAAATCCTGGGTCACACCGCCGGCAAGATGCGCAAGAACCGCATCCGCGTCCTCGTCGGAGACGAGGTGCTCGTCGAGCTGACGCCCTATGATCTGACCAAGGGTCGCATCACCTACCGCTTCAAATAA
- the rpmF gene encoding 50S ribosomal protein L32, with amino-acid sequence MAVPKRKTSPSRRNMRRSHHALQAEAFQECSNCGELKQPHMLCGHCGHYNGREILPVSA; translated from the coding sequence ATGGCCGTCCCCAAGAGAAAAACCTCGCCTTCGCGGCGTAACATGCGCCGCAGCCACCACGCGCTGCAGGCCGAAGCGTTCCAGGAATGCTCGAACTGCGGCGAGCTGAAGCAGCCGCATATGCTGTGCGGCCATTGCGGCCACTATAACGGGCGCGAGATCCTTCCGGTCAGCGCCTGA
- a CDS encoding MAPEG family protein, translating into MVLPITTTMAGAATILNLWLAIRCSQVRVQGKINVGDGGNPQMLARGRAHANFVEYAPFFLILLGLIEYARGPESWLWGVSVLFIVARIAHPLGMEQPAPSRLRAGGIMVTWLILLILAGYALYLPYAMPR; encoded by the coding sequence ATGGTGTTGCCGATCACGACCACGATGGCGGGCGCCGCCACCATCCTCAATCTGTGGCTGGCGATTCGCTGCAGCCAGGTGCGCGTGCAGGGCAAGATCAATGTCGGTGACGGCGGCAATCCGCAGATGCTGGCGCGCGGCCGGGCGCATGCCAATTTCGTCGAATATGCGCCCTTCTTCCTGATCCTGCTCGGCCTGATCGAATATGCGCGCGGGCCCGAATCGTGGCTGTGGGGCGTCTCGGTGCTGTTCATCGTCGCGCGCATCGCCCATCCGCTCGGCATGGAGCAGCCGGCACCCAGCAGGCTGCGCGCCGGCGGCATCATGGTCACGTGGCTGATCCTGCTGATTCTCGCGGGCTACGCGCTGTACCTGCCCTACGCGATGCCGCGCTGA
- the plsX gene encoding phosphate acyltransferase PlsX — protein MSGAPHLAIDAMGGDVGPETTVAGVVHALRHDPALSFTLFGDEAVLTPLVARAKAAAGRIAISHAPEIVSGEEKPSVALRRAKKTSMGLAIAAVKDGTADAAVSAGNTGALMATAKVALRTISGIDRPALAALLPTLGAHDLVMLDLGANTECDARNLFEFAIMGAAYSRIVHDIAEPKVRLLNIGTEEMKGTDAVRDAAALIRSAPHLPLRFDGFIEANALGRGEADVIVSDGFSGNIALKTAEGTATFIGDLIRRAFTSSLRSKFGFLLSRPAITLLRQGLDPNTRNGAVFLGLTGTVVKSHGSASAVGFANAIGVAAKLARARITDRIAEDLAETRQPTVDSAA, from the coding sequence GTGAGTGGGGCACCGCATCTCGCGATTGACGCGATGGGCGGAGATGTTGGGCCGGAGACGACAGTCGCCGGCGTAGTCCATGCTCTGCGCCACGATCCCGCGCTTTCGTTCACGTTGTTCGGCGACGAGGCTGTCCTCACGCCGCTGGTGGCGCGCGCCAAGGCCGCAGCCGGACGAATCGCGATTTCGCACGCGCCCGAAATCGTCTCGGGCGAGGAAAAGCCGAGCGTCGCGCTGCGCCGCGCGAAGAAGACCTCGATGGGCCTCGCCATCGCCGCCGTGAAGGACGGCACCGCCGACGCCGCCGTATCGGCCGGCAATACCGGTGCGCTGATGGCGACCGCGAAGGTCGCGCTCCGCACCATATCCGGCATCGACCGGCCCGCGCTGGCGGCCCTGCTGCCCACCCTCGGCGCGCACGATCTCGTGATGCTGGACCTCGGCGCCAATACCGAGTGCGACGCGCGCAACCTGTTCGAATTCGCGATCATGGGCGCGGCCTATTCGCGCATCGTCCACGACATCGCCGAGCCGAAGGTGCGCCTCCTCAATATCGGCACCGAGGAGATGAAGGGCACGGATGCCGTTCGCGACGCCGCCGCCCTGATCCGCAGCGCCCCGCACCTGCCCCTGCGATTCGACGGCTTCATCGAGGCCAATGCGCTGGGCCGGGGCGAAGCCGACGTGATCGTCTCCGACGGCTTTTCCGGCAATATCGCGCTGAAGACGGCCGAGGGCACCGCCACCTTCATCGGTGACCTGATCCGCCGCGCCTTCACCAGCTCGCTCCGCTCCAAATTCGGCTTCCTGCTCTCGCGCCCGGCGATCACGCTGCTGCGCCAGGGGCTGGATCCCAACACGCGCAACGGCGCGGTCTTCCTCGGCCTAACCGGTACGGTGGTGAAGAGCCACGGCAGTGCCTCCGCCGTCGGCTTCGCCAATGCGATCGGCGTGGCGGCCAAGCTCGCCCGCGCACGGATCACCGACAGAATCGCGGAAGACCTTGCGGAAACCAGGCAGCCGACCGTAGACAGCGCCGCATGA
- a CDS encoding MBL fold metallo-hydrolase, which produces MTSQPPLRAAIVPVTPLQQNCSLIWCTKTMKGAFVDAGGDLPRLKAAAAQAGVTIEKLLVTHGHIDHCGGTAVLAKELGVPIEGPQEEDRFWISRLDDDGRKYGIEGKPFEPDRWLEDGDQVTVGELVLDVYHCPGHTPGHVVFHHAPSQLAIVGDVLFQGSIGRTDFPRGNHQDLLDAITTKLWPLGDATAFIPGHGPMSNFGHERKSNPFVADTVLAGG; this is translated from the coding sequence ATGACCAGCCAGCCCCCGCTCCGCGCCGCGATCGTGCCCGTCACCCCGCTTCAGCAGAATTGCTCGCTGATCTGGTGTACGAAGACGATGAAGGGTGCCTTCGTCGATGCGGGCGGCGATCTGCCGCGGCTGAAGGCGGCGGCGGCGCAGGCGGGGGTGACGATCGAGAAGCTGCTCGTGACGCATGGCCATATCGATCACTGTGGCGGCACGGCCGTGCTCGCCAAGGAACTGGGCGTGCCGATCGAGGGACCGCAGGAGGAGGACCGCTTCTGGATCTCCCGCCTCGACGATGACGGCCGCAAATACGGGATCGAGGGGAAGCCGTTCGAGCCGGATCGCTGGCTGGAGGATGGCGATCAGGTGACGGTGGGCGAGCTGGTGCTGGACGTCTATCACTGCCCCGGCCACACGCCCGGCCATGTCGTGTTCCACCACGCGCCCTCCCAGCTGGCGATCGTGGGCGACGTGCTGTTCCAGGGATCGATCGGGCGCACGGACTTTCCGCGCGGCAATCATCAGGATCTGCTCGACGCGATCACCACCAAGCTGTGGCCGCTGGGTGACGCCACCGCCTTCATCCCCGGCCACGGCCCGATGTCCAACTTCGGCCACGAGCGGAAGAGCAACCCGTTCGTGGCGGACACGGTGCTGGCGGGGGGCTGA
- the pabB gene encoding aminodeoxychorismate synthase component I — protein sequence MPPKPPFLLLDDARPGGRRLLYRDPVEIVVAHRPDEVRPALERLRALTAAGYHVAGTLSYEAGLALDDRLAPLARPGQPLLWFGAFPEPEQLGDRAFQLDPAGACTGEPEPLVTREDYHAAVDEMQRLIAAGDIYQANLSFRARLPVFGSPLALYARLRAAAGAGWGALLADGERWLLSFSPEMFFTLSGNRLAARPMKGTSRRGVDPAEDDALAAALAADPKQRAENLMIVDLMRNDLARVAAPGSVRVPELFALERYPTVLQMVSQVEADLAPDRDAIDVLSALFPCGSITGAPKLRAMEAIAAVEQGPRRAYTGAIGAMSPDGDAMFSVAIRTIEWEEGAHEARLGLGSAIVADSTAEAEWAECLQKAAFVSAGLPTFDLIETLRFDPDEGLPDLERHVARLKASALELGFTIDRHALRNDVHAATFRRTVESRVRIRVSRGGAVAIEVMAMPARLQGEAKVAIRPLPVDPSDIRLRHKTSDRGFYREARAAAGRFEVLFLHPSGQITEGSFTSLFVPDRDGRLRTPPLALGLLPGVLRARLIEEGQAYEDEVREADLAGGFFLGNALRGLIPSRLA from the coding sequence ATGCCGCCAAAACCGCCCTTTCTGCTGCTCGACGATGCCCGTCCGGGCGGTCGTCGCCTGCTCTATCGCGATCCGGTCGAGATCGTCGTCGCCCATCGACCGGACGAGGTGCGCCCCGCGCTGGAGCGGCTCCGCGCGCTGACGGCGGCGGGCTATCATGTCGCGGGCACGCTCAGCTATGAAGCGGGCCTCGCGCTTGACGATCGCCTTGCGCCGCTCGCCCGGCCGGGCCAGCCCCTCCTCTGGTTCGGTGCCTTTCCGGAACCCGAACAGCTGGGCGATCGGGCGTTCCAGCTCGATCCGGCCGGGGCGTGCACGGGCGAACCCGAGCCGCTCGTCACGCGCGAGGACTATCATGCCGCCGTGGACGAGATGCAGCGCCTGATCGCGGCGGGCGACATCTATCAGGCCAATCTCTCCTTCCGCGCGCGCCTGCCCGTCTTCGGCTCTCCGCTTGCGCTCTATGCCCGGCTGCGCGCCGCCGCCGGGGCGGGCTGGGGCGCGCTCCTCGCGGACGGCGAGCGCTGGCTGCTCTCCTTTTCGCCCGAAATGTTCTTCACGCTGTCGGGCAACCGGCTGGCCGCCCGCCCGATGAAGGGCACCAGCCGGCGCGGCGTCGATCCGGCCGAGGATGATGCGCTCGCCGCGGCGCTCGCCGCCGATCCCAAGCAGCGCGCCGAAAACCTCATGATCGTCGATCTGATGCGCAACGATCTCGCCCGCGTCGCCGCGCCCGGCAGCGTGCGCGTGCCCGAGCTGTTCGCGCTTGAGCGCTACCCCACCGTGCTGCAGATGGTGAGCCAGGTGGAGGCTGATCTGGCACCGGACCGCGACGCGATCGACGTGCTATCGGCACTCTTCCCGTGCGGATCGATCACGGGTGCCCCGAAGCTGCGCGCGATGGAGGCGATCGCGGCGGTGGAGCAGGGGCCGCGTCGGGCCTATACCGGCGCGATCGGCGCAATGTCGCCGGATGGCGATGCGATGTTCAGCGTCGCCATCCGGACGATCGAGTGGGAGGAGGGGGCGCATGAGGCACGGCTGGGGCTGGGATCGGCCATCGTCGCGGATTCGACGGCGGAGGCCGAATGGGCCGAATGCCTGCAGAAGGCCGCGTTCGTGAGTGCGGGCCTCCCCACCTTCGATCTGATCGAGACGTTGCGCTTCGATCCGGATGAAGGCCTGCCCGATCTGGAGCGTCACGTCGCGCGGCTGAAGGCGAGCGCGCTGGAGCTGGGTTTCACGATCGATCGCCACGCGCTTCGCAACGATGTCCACGCCGCCACCTTCCGTCGCACCGTGGAAAGCCGGGTACGGATCCGCGTGTCGCGCGGCGGCGCGGTGGCGATCGAGGTGATGGCGATGCCCGCCAGGCTGCAGGGCGAGGCCAAGGTCGCCATTCGCCCGTTGCCGGTCGATCCGTCCGACATCCGCCTGCGCCACAAGACCAGCGATCGGGGTTTCTATCGCGAGGCGCGCGCCGCGGCCGGGCGATTCGAGGTGCTGTTCCTCCATCCCTCGGGCCAGATCACCGAAGGCAGCTTCACCAGCCTGTTCGTGCCCGATCGCGACGGCCGCCTGCGGACGCCACCGCTCGCGCTGGGTCTGCTCCCCGGCGTGCTGCGCGCGCGCCTGATCGAGGAAGGGCAGGCCTATGAGGACGAGGTGCGCGAGGCGGATCTGGCGGGCGGTTTCTTTCTCGGCAACGCGCTCCGGGGATTGATTCCGTCGCGTTTGGCCTGA
- a CDS encoding pyridoxal phosphate-dependent aminotransferase: MPFLSAALGRISPSPTLAMTSRTLELQAKGIKVIGLAAGEPDFDTPDFVKDAAIEAIRAGKTKYTNVDGTPELKAAIVAKFARENGLSYDPSQISVNSGGKHTLFNALVATVEAGDEVIVPAPYWVSYPDIVQFAGGTPVFIRAGAAQGYKILPEQLDAAITPKTKWVILNSPSNPTGAAYTEAELKALGEVLVRHPHVWILNDDMYEHIVYGDFRFTTIAQVVPELYERTLTVNGCSKAYSMTGWRIGYAGGPVQLIKAMSKLQSQSTSNPSSISQAAAVAALNGPQDFLADRNAAFQRRRDLVVRMLNDVEGIHCPTPDGAFYVYPDVSGLIGKATPKGVKIENDSALIDYFLDEARVAAVPGVAFGLEPCFRVSYAMSEEALTDACTRIQEACAALR; this comes from the coding sequence ATGCCCTTCCTTTCGGCCGCCCTCGGCCGCATTTCGCCGTCTCCCACGCTCGCGATGACGTCGCGCACGCTCGAGCTTCAGGCGAAGGGCATCAAGGTCATCGGCCTCGCGGCGGGCGAGCCGGATTTCGATACGCCGGATTTCGTGAAGGACGCCGCGATCGAGGCGATCCGCGCGGGCAAGACCAAATATACCAATGTCGATGGCACGCCTGAGCTGAAGGCCGCGATCGTCGCCAAATTCGCCCGTGAGAACGGCCTGAGCTATGACCCGTCGCAGATCAGCGTGAATTCGGGCGGCAAGCACACACTCTTCAACGCGCTGGTCGCCACGGTCGAGGCGGGCGACGAGGTGATCGTGCCCGCGCCTTACTGGGTTTCCTATCCCGATATCGTCCAGTTCGCGGGCGGCACGCCGGTCTTCATCCGGGCGGGTGCCGCGCAGGGCTACAAGATCCTGCCCGAGCAGCTGGATGCGGCGATCACGCCGAAGACCAAGTGGGTGATCCTGAACTCGCCGTCCAACCCGACGGGCGCGGCCTATACCGAAGCCGAGCTGAAGGCGCTGGGCGAGGTGCTGGTGCGCCACCCGCACGTCTGGATCCTGAACGACGATATGTACGAGCATATCGTCTATGGCGATTTCCGGTTCACCACGATCGCGCAGGTCGTGCCGGAACTGTATGAGCGCACGCTGACGGTGAACGGCTGCTCGAAGGCCTATTCGATGACCGGCTGGCGCATCGGCTATGCCGGCGGCCCGGTGCAGCTCATCAAGGCGATGTCGAAGCTGCAGTCGCAATCGACGTCGAACCCGTCGTCGATCAGCCAGGCGGCCGCTGTCGCCGCGCTCAACGGCCCGCAGGATTTCCTCGCCGATCGCAACGCCGCCTTCCAGCGCCGCCGCGATCTGGTCGTCCGCATGCTGAACGACGTGGAGGGCATCCACTGCCCGACGCCGGACGGCGCCTTCTACGTCTATCCGGACGTGTCGGGCCTGATCGGCAAGGCGACGCCGAAGGGCGTGAAGATCGAGAATGATTCCGCGCTGATCGACTATTTCCTCGATGAAGCGCGCGTCGCCGCCGTTCCCGGCGTGGCCTTCGGCCTCGAGCCCTGCTTCCGCGTGAGCTACGCCATGTCGGAAGAGGCGCTCACCGACGCCTGCACCCGCATCCAGGAAGCCTGCGCGGCCCTGCGCTAA
- the msrA gene encoding peptide-methionine (S)-S-oxide reductase MsrA, which translates to MSSFASRILAGVAALGLGYALVGGTSSLAAETAINAPAPAITAPATGTSETAMFAGGCFWGVQGVFQHVKGVKSALSGYTGGSLRGPNYERVSEGDTGHAESVKVVFDPRVVSYADLLRVYFSVITDPTQLNRQGPDTGTQYRSALFPTSPEQQKVAEAYLAQLRLARLWQRPIVTRIEKAQAFYPAEGYHQDYLTLHPDAGYIRYNDLPKVAALKRLYPQFWREKPVLVRG; encoded by the coding sequence ATGTCGTCTTTCGCTTCCCGCATTCTCGCCGGCGTCGCCGCCCTCGGGCTCGGCTATGCTCTGGTCGGCGGGACATCCAGCCTCGCCGCCGAAACCGCGATCAACGCGCCGGCGCCCGCCATCACCGCCCCCGCCACCGGCACCAGCGAGACGGCGATGTTCGCCGGCGGCTGCTTCTGGGGCGTGCAGGGCGTGTTCCAGCATGTGAAGGGCGTGAAGTCGGCGCTGTCCGGCTATACGGGCGGCAGCCTGCGCGGGCCGAACTATGAGCGCGTTTCCGAAGGCGACACTGGCCATGCCGAATCGGTGAAGGTGGTCTTCGATCCCCGCGTCGTCAGCTATGCCGATCTGCTGCGCGTCTATTTCTCGGTCATCACCGATCCCACCCAGTTGAACCGGCAGGGTCCCGATACGGGCACGCAATATCGCTCGGCGCTGTTTCCCACCTCGCCAGAGCAGCAGAAGGTGGCCGAGGCCTATCTCGCCCAGCTCCGTCTGGCGAGGCTGTGGCAGCGGCCGATCGTGACGCGGATCGAAAAGGCGCAGGCCTTCTATCCGGCCGAGGGCTATCATCAGGATTATCTGACGCTGCACCCGGACGCGGGCTATATCCGCTACAATGATCTGCCCAAGGTGGCGGCGCTGAAGCGGCTCTATCCGCAATTCTGGCGCGAGAAGCCGGTGCTGGTGCGCGGCTGA
- a CDS encoding beta-ketoacyl-ACP synthase III → MTLRAVIAGTGSALPKRRVTNDELAETVDTSDEWIVARTGIRARHIAGDGETTSTLGAEAARNALAAAGIEASAVDLIVLATATPDQTFPASATRIQHMLGIADCVSFDVAAVCSGFLYAVSVAESMIRAGSARTALVIGAETFSRILDWDDRTTCVLFGDGAGAVVLAAEDSEDRGILSVALHADGQHNQLLYVDGGPSTTGTVGKLRMKGQEVFRHAVVNLAAVLGEALDKAGLGVDAIDWLVPHQANRRILDATARKLGLAPEKVIITVDEHANTSAASVPLALDTAVRDGRIRRGDVIVLEAMGGGFTWGAAAVRF, encoded by the coding sequence ATGACGCTTCGTGCCGTGATTGCCGGAACGGGCTCCGCCCTTCCCAAACGCCGGGTGACCAACGACGAGCTGGCAGAGACGGTCGATACGTCCGACGAGTGGATCGTCGCGCGCACCGGCATCCGCGCCCGCCATATCGCCGGCGACGGCGAGACGACCTCCACTTTGGGCGCCGAAGCCGCGCGCAACGCGCTGGCCGCCGCCGGGATCGAGGCTTCCGCCGTCGACCTGATCGTGCTGGCGACCGCCACGCCCGACCAGACCTTTCCCGCCTCCGCCACGCGCATCCAGCATATGCTGGGCATTGCGGACTGCGTCTCCTTCGACGTCGCCGCTGTCTGCTCGGGCTTTCTCTATGCCGTTTCGGTGGCGGAAAGCATGATTCGCGCGGGCAGCGCGCGCACCGCTCTGGTGATCGGTGCGGAGACGTTCAGCCGGATCCTCGACTGGGACGACCGCACCACCTGCGTCCTGTTCGGCGATGGCGCGGGCGCCGTGGTGCTGGCAGCCGAGGACAGCGAGGATCGCGGCATCCTTTCCGTCGCGCTCCATGCCGACGGGCAGCATAACCAGCTGCTCTATGTCGATGGCGGCCCTTCCACGACGGGCACGGTCGGCAAGCTCCGTATGAAGGGGCAGGAAGTGTTTCGCCACGCCGTGGTGAATCTCGCGGCCGTGCTGGGCGAAGCGCTCGACAAGGCCGGGCTCGGCGTCGACGCGATCGACTGGCTGGTACCGCATCAGGCCAATCGCCGCATTCTGGACGCCACCGCGCGCAAGCTGGGCCTGGCGCCGGAGAAGGTGATCATCACCGTCGACGAGCATGCGAACACCTCCGCCGCATCGGTGCCGCTGGCGCTGGATACGGCGGTACGCGACGGGCGCATCCGGCGCGGCGACGTGATCGTGCTGGAAGCGATGGGCGGCGGCTTCACCTGGGGCGCCGCCGCCGTCCGCTTCTGA
- the pdeM gene encoding ligase-associated DNA damage response endonuclease PdeM, whose product MVRFSFCGVELAAHASGALWWPARRALLVADLHFEKASWFARSGQMLPPYDTAATLGELEALKATVDPAEIWCLGDSFHDAEGCARMPEADKARLRALTGSVRWHWIAGNHDHAARDVADHCGGAVIGDAFVDGLFLTHEADPAETRPELSGHFHPKLRLSVRGRHVARRCFVASATKLILPAFGALTGGLDAHDPVIRKAIGGRAQALVPLADRLLRFPLAA is encoded by the coding sequence ATGGTTCGCTTTTCGTTCTGCGGTGTCGAGCTGGCCGCCCACGCCTCCGGCGCCTTGTGGTGGCCGGCGCGGCGCGCGTTGCTGGTGGCCGATCTGCATTTCGAGAAAGCCAGCTGGTTCGCGCGATCGGGCCAGATGTTGCCGCCTTACGACACCGCCGCAACATTGGGCGAACTGGAGGCGCTGAAGGCCACCGTAGACCCCGCCGAAATCTGGTGCCTGGGCGACAGCTTCCACGATGCGGAGGGCTGCGCGCGCATGCCGGAGGCGGACAAGGCCCGGCTGCGCGCGCTGACCGGATCGGTCCGCTGGCACTGGATCGCGGGCAATCACGATCATGCCGCGCGTGACGTGGCCGATCATTGCGGCGGCGCCGTGATAGGCGACGCGTTCGTCGACGGCCTGTTCCTGACGCACGAAGCCGATCCGGCCGAGACGCGGCCCGAGCTTTCCGGCCATTTCCACCCCAAGCTGCGGCTGAGCGTGCGCGGGCGGCATGTGGCGCGGCGCTGCTTCGTGGCGAGTGCGACCAAGCTGATCCTGCCCGCCTTCGGCGCGCTGACGGGCGGCCTCGACGCGCATGATCCGGTGATCCGGAAAGCGATCGGCGGCCGCGCGCAGGCGCTGGTGCCGCTGGCGGATCGGCTGCTGAGGTTCCCGCTGGCGGCGTGA